GACCTCGCCCTTTTCATTTTTCAGTTCGAAATCAATGGTTTGCCCGGATGAAAACACAAATGTTTTTTCTCGTTCTGTCTGGTTTTTAACCGTGTATACATATACGTTTGGGCTTTCTTTTGTTAATGAAGGTTCCATTGCTCCTGCAACAATCCCTTTCTGTCCTGAAGTTTCTTCTGCGTCCCCGGTTTGCTGCTGAGGACTGGACTGTTCTTCGGGTTGATCATCGGCTTTCCCGCAGCCTGCCAT
The nucleotide sequence above comes from Bacillus sp. KH172YL63. Encoded proteins:
- a CDS encoding BsuPI-related putative proteinase inhibitor, with the translated sequence MLRWVFVSFILIAGMAGCGKADDQPEEQSSPQQQTGDAEETSGQKGIVAGAMEPSLTKESPNVYVYTVKNQTEREKTFVFSSGQTIDFELKNEKGEVVYKDSDNKMYTQAIQEITIIQGEEFSQKVAVPELESGTYTLTVWLTAKGEENYKATAEIVVE